A stretch of Nitrospinota bacterium DNA encodes these proteins:
- a CDS encoding 50S ribosomal protein L7/L12, whose translation MAVTKDDVVSFIDNMTVLEMSEFVKELEDKYGVTAAAPAVAVAAPAGGGGEAAAEEKTEFDVILASAGDKKIQVIKEVRTITGLGLKDAKDLVESAPKPIKEGVKKEEADEIKKKVEEAGGTVEVK comes from the coding sequence ATGGCCGTCACAAAGGATGATGTAGTTTCCTTTATAGATAATATGACTGTTCTGGAAATGTCGGAGTTTGTAAAAGAATTAGAGGATAAATATGGTGTGACCGCTGCGGCTCCGGCGGTTGCAGTTGCGGCACCTGCAGGGGGCGGTGGGGAAGCTGCTGCTGAAGAAAAGACGGAGTTCGATGTTATCCTCGCTTCTGCGGGTGACAAGAAAATCCAGGTTATCAAGGAAGTGAGAACTATTACTGGTTTGGGATTGAAAGATGCCAAGGATCTTGTGGAGTCAGCTCCCAAGCCTATTAAAGAAGGTGTCAAGAAAGAGGAAGCCGACGAGATTAAGAAAAAAGTAGAAGAGGCTGGCGGTACGGTTGAGGTTAAATAA
- the rpmG gene encoding 50S ribosomal protein L33 yields MRVIVQLACSDCNRKNYSGTKNKKTTTERLEFKKYCRFCRKHTPHKETK; encoded by the coding sequence ATGAGAGTTATTGTTCAATTAGCGTGTTCTGATTGTAATCGGAAGAATTATTCGGGGACTAAGAATAAGAAGACCACCACGGAAAGGTTGGAATTCAAAAAATACTGTAGATTTTGCAGAAAACATACCCCCCATAAGGAAACCAAATAA
- a CDS encoding 50S ribosomal protein L1 — MAKHGKKHRSAAEKVDPDSKYELKEALGLATSVKSEKFDESLDVAIRLGVDPRKADQNIRGSVVLPKGTGKKFRVLVFAKGEKEKEAKDAGAEFVGGDDLVTKIQGGWMEFDRVVATPDMMGQVGKLGKVLGPRGLMPNPKTGTVTFDVKQAIESIQAGKVDYRVDKGGIIHASLGKASFTVEALEENFHALMSALVKAKPASSKGQYVKGVSVSTTMGVGVKVAYMPN, encoded by the coding sequence ATGGCAAAGCATGGTAAAAAGCATAGGTCGGCGGCTGAAAAGGTTGACCCGGATAGCAAATATGAATTGAAAGAAGCCTTGGGGCTGGCCACTTCTGTCAAGTCTGAAAAGTTTGACGAGTCGCTGGATGTGGCGATCCGGCTGGGTGTTGATCCGAGAAAAGCTGATCAGAATATCCGTGGCAGTGTTGTGTTGCCAAAAGGAACAGGAAAGAAGTTTCGTGTGCTGGTCTTTGCGAAAGGCGAAAAGGAAAAAGAGGCAAAAGATGCTGGGGCAGAGTTTGTTGGGGGTGACGACCTGGTAACAAAAATTCAGGGAGGCTGGATGGAGTTTGACCGTGTGGTGGCGACCCCGGATATGATGGGTCAGGTCGGAAAGCTCGGAAAAGTGTTGGGCCCAAGAGGCTTGATGCCTAATCCTAAAACAGGAACTGTAACGTTTGATGTGAAGCAGGCTATAGAATCTATTCAGGCGGGTAAGGTGGATTACCGGGTTGACAAGGGAGGCATTATCCATGCTTCTCTGGGTAAAGCCAGCTTTACGGTTGAGGCCCTGGAAGAAAATTTTCATGCCCTGATGTCGGCTCTTGTTAAAGCAAAGCCAGCCTCAAGCAAGGGGCAATATGTAAAGGGAGTTTCGGTCTCAACGACTATGGGGGTTGGGGTTAAAGTGGCTTATATGCCCAATTGA
- the rplK gene encoding 50S ribosomal protein L11 gives MGQIKLQIPAGQATPSPPVGPALGQHGVNIMDFCKAFNAKTQGQEGSIIPVIIEVYKDRSFSFITKSPPASALLKQAAGIAKGSSNPSKEFVGTVTEEQVKEIAKVKMEDLNAEDVEAAMQIIKGSAKSMGLKVEN, from the coding sequence ATGGGTCAGATCAAACTTCAAATTCCTGCTGGGCAGGCTACACCGTCACCACCTGTTGGTCCTGCGTTAGGTCAGCATGGTGTGAACATTATGGATTTTTGTAAAGCCTTTAACGCTAAAACCCAGGGTCAGGAGGGAAGTATTATTCCTGTGATCATTGAGGTTTATAAGGATAGAAGTTTTTCTTTTATTACTAAATCTCCTCCTGCCTCTGCTTTGTTAAAGCAGGCGGCTGGAATAGCGAAAGGTTCATCGAATCCAAGTAAGGAATTTGTTGGAACGGTAACTGAGGAACAGGTTAAAGAGATAGCAAAGGTCAAAATGGAAGACTTGAATGCTGAAGATGTAGAGGCCGCGATGCAAATCATTAAGGGTTCTGCGAAAAGCATGGGTCTGAAGGTTGAAAACTAA
- a CDS encoding 50S ribosomal protein L10: MPNAEKIKKVEELNGVFLKAKAAVLADYQGIEAPELTQLRSHMRSKSVDFRVIKNTLARQASKNTPFELLDEDFKGPVSIVVSFEDAVAPAKALAEFEKSGAPKSPKVICGVVEGKKISPEQVKALADLPSKEALVSQLLAVFNGPATNFAGVFSSLLRKLVGTLDAVREKKASE; this comes from the coding sequence GTGCCAAACGCGGAAAAGATCAAAAAGGTTGAAGAGTTGAATGGGGTGTTTCTGAAAGCCAAAGCTGCAGTTCTTGCGGACTATCAGGGAATTGAAGCGCCTGAATTGACACAGTTGCGAAGTCATATGAGATCCAAATCTGTGGATTTTCGTGTGATTAAGAATACCTTGGCCCGGCAGGCCTCGAAAAATACCCCTTTTGAGTTACTGGATGAAGACTTTAAGGGGCCAGTGTCTATCGTGGTTAGTTTTGAAGATGCTGTGGCTCCCGCAAAAGCTTTGGCTGAGTTTGAAAAGTCCGGGGCTCCAAAAAGTCCAAAGGTGATTTGCGGTGTGGTCGAGGGAAAGAAAATTTCTCCTGAACAGGTTAAGGCGCTTGCGGACCTGCCTTCAAAAGAAGCGCTGGTTTCCCAGTTGCTGGCAGTTTTCAATGGGCCTGCGACAAATTTTGCTGGGGTTTTCAGCAGTCTGCTTAGAAAGTTGGTGGGAACGCTGGACGCGGTACGAGAAAAAAAAGCATCTGAATAA
- the nusG gene encoding transcription termination/antitermination protein NusG, translating into MISDGGTLSKQWYVIHTYSGFERKVKLSIEEQFGHSKYGENFGEVVIPTEEVVEVRKGKKKVSSRKFFPGYILINVEMNQDIWYMIKNTPKVTGFLGGGSEPVPLSEDEVKLIMDQVKGESARPKPKFSFEKGESVRVIEGPFLNFNGTVEDVNHDKGKVRVMVSIFGRATPVELEFPQIERV; encoded by the coding sequence ATGATTTCTGACGGAGGAACCTTGTCCAAGCAATGGTATGTTATTCACACCTATTCCGGATTTGAGCGGAAGGTGAAACTGAGTATAGAGGAGCAGTTCGGCCACTCAAAATATGGGGAAAACTTTGGTGAGGTGGTTATACCCACCGAAGAAGTGGTTGAGGTTCGAAAAGGTAAGAAAAAAGTTTCATCGAGAAAGTTTTTCCCGGGATATATTCTGATCAATGTCGAGATGAATCAGGATATCTGGTACATGATAAAAAATACTCCCAAGGTCACAGGTTTTCTTGGGGGAGGTAGTGAGCCTGTTCCGTTGTCAGAAGATGAGGTCAAGTTGATCATGGATCAGGTGAAAGGGGAGTCGGCGAGGCCCAAACCAAAATTCTCTTTCGAGAAAGGAGAGAGTGTGCGGGTTATAGAGGGTCCGTTCTTAAACTTTAATGGAACTGTTGAAGATGTAAATCATGACAAGGGTAAAGTCAGGGTCATGGTTTCAATTTTTGGGCGCGCTACACCGGTGGAATTGGAGTTTCCCCAGATTGAGCGGGTTTAA
- a CDS encoding isoprenylcysteine carboxylmethyltransferase family protein, giving the protein MIDYKSLHPGQKFFLNILVPLLYLFPLVFAYLAPKNFGFGIRPLVYVGLSVGAAGVLLWIAAMWSLGSSLAVLPGTNQLVTKGVYRIFRHPIYIGIILTLTGLFLACGSVPCLVYMILVVVPLNIYRAREEEKVLLEQLGSAYQQYKDSTLF; this is encoded by the coding sequence ATGATTGACTATAAATCTCTCCACCCAGGTCAAAAATTTTTCCTGAACATTCTGGTTCCATTGCTTTATCTGTTTCCTTTGGTGTTTGCTTATCTGGCTCCCAAAAACTTTGGATTCGGGATTCGTCCCCTGGTTTATGTTGGGTTGTCAGTGGGTGCGGCGGGGGTTCTGCTATGGATAGCCGCAATGTGGTCATTGGGTTCTTCGCTTGCCGTTCTTCCAGGAACTAACCAGTTAGTCACCAAAGGGGTTTACCGGATTTTTCGTCACCCGATTTACATCGGGATTATTTTAACGTTAACAGGTTTATTCCTTGCCTGCGGTTCCGTTCCCTGCCTGGTTTATATGATCTTAGTGGTTGTGCCTTTGAATATTTACAGGGCCCGAGAAGAAGAAAAGGTTTTGCTGGAACAATTAGGCTCCGCATATCAGCAGTATAAGGACTCCACACTCTTTTGA
- the secE gene encoding preprotein translocase subunit SecE, with amino-acid sequence MITKAIGFLAEVKAEVKKVTWPSRKEAMGGTAVVVVVVLLMALFLGIVDAILSKIVQSLI; translated from the coding sequence ATGATTACAAAAGCTATTGGTTTTTTGGCTGAGGTGAAAGCTGAGGTCAAGAAGGTAACCTGGCCTTCTCGTAAAGAGGCAATGGGTGGCACCGCAGTGGTAGTTGTGGTGGTTTTGTTGATGGCGTTGTTTCTGGGAATTGTCGATGCAATTCTCTCGAAGATTGTACAGAGCCTTATATGA
- a CDS encoding amidohydrolase family protein, with amino-acid sequence MIQKIKFRALLTMCGEPIENGELVIDEENIVEITNQSANDNSVLDLSDYLLMPGFVNAHSHLCLTALEKKLSPPDSFVDWVRALISLNSELDDENRKRGILNGAEAMKRSGVTSLGDYVADPELLPLMGGLGFRSVLFLETIGFQSGRATTLRDDLEKILKRESGSPLCRLGLAPHAPYSVSPDLFRYLAELAGQYHCPISCHVAEIKEETRFLVLGDDSLEGLLKERSAWDTEWRPPYKSPIQYLSSLGILDRLIAVHCNYISDDLGVMEEKKVSSVFCPQSSMWFGRKNLMPVRAMLDRGMTVALGTDSLASNESLNFLEELRAAEKILPDISRKEILIMATCGGAESLGLPCGTLAPGQKADFIGFRVPPSYSGPWWDVPFEANRQKVDFYCVDGKSVSFS; translated from the coding sequence ATGATTCAAAAAATAAAATTCAGGGCTTTGCTTACTATGTGCGGAGAACCCATTGAAAATGGTGAACTGGTTATTGATGAAGAAAACATTGTCGAGATTACAAATCAATCGGCAAATGATAATTCGGTTCTGGATCTTTCTGATTATTTGCTCATGCCGGGGTTTGTCAACGCTCACAGTCACCTTTGCTTGACAGCACTTGAAAAAAAACTTTCTCCCCCTGACTCATTTGTGGATTGGGTTCGGGCGTTGATTTCTTTGAACTCGGAACTTGATGACGAGAACAGGAAACGGGGAATTCTCAATGGCGCGGAGGCGATGAAACGATCCGGGGTGACTTCGCTTGGAGATTATGTTGCCGATCCTGAATTGTTGCCGTTGATGGGTGGGTTGGGTTTCCGCTCGGTTCTTTTTCTTGAGACCATTGGTTTTCAATCAGGGAGAGCCACCACACTCCGCGATGATCTTGAAAAAATTTTAAAACGTGAAAGCGGATCTCCTCTTTGTCGATTAGGACTGGCACCCCATGCGCCCTATTCTGTTTCTCCAGATTTGTTTCGATATCTTGCGGAATTGGCAGGGCAATATCATTGCCCAATCTCTTGCCACGTCGCGGAAATTAAAGAGGAAACAAGGTTCCTGGTGCTCGGTGATGATTCACTTGAAGGATTATTAAAAGAAAGATCAGCTTGGGACACAGAGTGGAGACCTCCTTATAAATCACCGATACAATACCTTTCTTCATTAGGAATTTTAGATCGTCTCATTGCGGTGCATTGCAATTATATTTCTGATGACTTGGGAGTTATGGAGGAAAAAAAAGTCAGTTCAGTTTTTTGTCCGCAGAGCTCTATGTGGTTCGGGCGAAAAAATTTGATGCCTGTTCGAGCTATGTTGGATCGTGGAATGACTGTGGCTTTGGGTACCGATTCACTAGCCAGCAACGAGTCCCTGAATTTTCTGGAAGAATTACGCGCGGCAGAAAAGATTTTGCCTGACATAAGTCGAAAGGAAATACTGATTATGGCAACCTGTGGAGGAGCAGAATCTCTGGGGTTGCCCTGTGGGACCCTTGCTCCCGGACAAAAAGCTGATTTCATAGGATTTCGTGTTCCTCCTTCTTATTCTGGGCCGTGGTGGGACGTGCCTTTCGAAGCAAACCGCCAGAAAGTGGATTTTTATTGTGTAGACGGAAAATCCGTTTCCTTTTCCTGA